A region of Fibrobacter succinogenes subsp. succinogenes S85 DNA encodes the following proteins:
- a CDS encoding NAD-dependent epimerase/dehydratase family protein, translating into MNKIVCEDVLDFAKNFELSNSLENSTFLITGATGLIGSSLIRCLLALDKQVKIFAPVRNLKKVETLFDASQIEKVHFIECDITHYDYESLGKIDFIVHCAAPTSSKFFVEHPVETFEIIMDGTKTMLQLAQKKQIKGMVYLSSLEVYGETLDDSKAIDERFQGYLDPVSVRSSYPMAKRATENMCCLYAAEYGVPVKVARLTQTTGAGIAKDDNRIIAQFARLASLGQDIVLHSTGESARPYCYVTDAISAILHILLNGGNGECYNVANELTYISAKEMAEFVCEKVNPDIRVKIEIDENQGYAPPTKLRLDTAKLRKLAWQPRFGLQKIFDRLVLYLKN; encoded by the coding sequence ATGAATAAAATTGTTTGCGAAGACGTCCTTGATTTTGCGAAGAATTTTGAATTAAGTAATAGCCTTGAAAATTCGACTTTTTTGATAACCGGAGCTACGGGACTTATTGGTTCATCTCTTATTCGTTGCTTGCTGGCCCTTGACAAGCAGGTGAAAATTTTTGCTCCGGTGAGAAACTTGAAAAAAGTGGAAACACTGTTTGACGCTTCTCAAATAGAAAAGGTCCATTTTATAGAATGTGACATCACGCACTATGATTATGAGTCGCTAGGTAAAATTGATTTCATAGTCCATTGTGCTGCGCCAACGTCGAGCAAATTTTTTGTGGAACATCCTGTGGAAACTTTTGAAATTATCATGGATGGCACAAAAACAATGTTGCAACTAGCTCAAAAAAAACAGATCAAGGGAATGGTTTATCTGTCTTCTCTTGAAGTTTATGGTGAAACACTTGACGATTCCAAGGCTATTGATGAACGATTTCAGGGCTATTTGGATCCTGTATCGGTTCGTAGCAGCTACCCGATGGCGAAGCGTGCGACTGAAAATATGTGTTGCCTGTATGCTGCAGAATATGGGGTCCCTGTAAAGGTAGCTAGGTTGACCCAGACGACGGGGGCTGGCATCGCAAAGGATGATAACCGTATAATAGCACAGTTTGCACGCCTTGCTTCTCTAGGCCAAGATATTGTGCTCCATTCGACTGGTGAATCCGCAAGGCCTTACTGCTATGTCACGGATGCCATTTCGGCAATTCTCCACATTCTTTTGAATGGCGGGAATGGGGAATGCTATAATGTTGCCAATGAATTGACGTATATATCGGCAAAGGAAATGGCGGAATTCGTTTGCGAAAAAGTTAATCCTGATATCCGAGTCAAAATTGAAATAGACGAAAACCAGGGGTATGCTCCTCCAACCAAATTAAGGCTGGATACGGCTAAGCTTAGAAAGCTCGCGTGGCAGCCTAGATTTGGGTTACAGAAAATATTTGACCGTTTAGTCCTGTATCTGAAAAATTAA
- a CDS encoding IspD/TarI family cytidylyltransferase produces MRKNVAVIFAGGTGMRMNTVSRPKQFLELNGKPIIIYTLELFDNHPQIDGIVVVCIESWIPFLKKQLNKFEISKVVAVVPGGSTGQDSIYNGLVAAKKHLGEECNVLIHDGVRPLIKEKTISDCIATTNEKGNCVICIPATETFVVKQEDGSLEIPSRANSLIARAPQCFILTDILGAHEKAIAENRHDFIDSCTMMSHYGFQINTAIGPMENIKITTPTDFFIFRAMVEVHENQQIFGF; encoded by the coding sequence ATGAGAAAGAATGTTGCTGTCATTTTCGCTGGTGGAACTGGAATGCGTATGAATACGGTTTCCAGGCCAAAACAGTTCCTTGAATTGAATGGCAAGCCCATCATTATTTATACCTTGGAATTGTTCGATAACCATCCGCAGATAGATGGCATTGTTGTTGTGTGCATCGAATCCTGGATTCCTTTCTTAAAGAAACAGCTGAACAAATTTGAAATCAGCAAGGTTGTGGCGGTGGTGCCTGGAGGCTCAACTGGGCAGGATTCCATTTATAACGGATTGGTTGCCGCTAAGAAACATCTTGGGGAAGAATGCAATGTCCTTATTCATGATGGTGTTCGCCCCCTGATTAAGGAAAAGACTATTTCGGACTGCATTGCTACGACCAATGAAAAGGGAAACTGCGTTATCTGCATCCCCGCTACGGAAACATTTGTCGTCAAGCAAGAAGATGGATCTTTAGAAATCCCGTCACGAGCGAATTCCCTGATTGCAAGAGCTCCACAATGTTTTATCTTGACAGACATTTTGGGCGCCCACGAAAAGGCAATTGCTGAAAATCGCCATGACTTTATTGATTCTTGCACCATGATGAGTCATTACGGTTTCCAGATAAATACTGCTATTGGACCGATGGAGAATATCAAGATTACGACTCCAACCGACTTCTTTATTTTTAGGGCCATGGTTGAAGTACACGAAAATCAGCAGATATTTGGATTTTAA
- a CDS encoding glycerophosphodiester phosphodiesterase family protein, with the protein MKRLVFLLLSLSALLSAAEDRIDFLLNKLHEKGPHNYAMIIAHRGDWRYAPENSIRGFENCIKTGFDAIEVDVRMTKDSVLVIMHDETINRTTTGRGKVSDLTLAEIKEYKLKTPTNYVSDQRVPTFEEILELSKGKILIYVDKWQDHKEAVLEIVHKHGMDRQILLAGTTNMESDAYKLVKQYPEVNYAPFLQCNGLNDEKRFSDLQRKMKPIGYYIAFPSDTLSILKAVKKYSKKGNRLWVDTLLGSCCNGGRNDQLALSDVEASYGWLIDHGFSVFFTDDPHGVLKYLESRNMR; encoded by the coding sequence ATGAAACGGTTGGTGTTTTTGCTGTTGTCTCTGTCTGCGTTGCTTTCGGCTGCAGAAGATAGGATTGACTTTTTGCTGAATAAGCTCCATGAAAAGGGGCCGCACAACTATGCGATGATTATTGCTCATCGCGGTGACTGGCGCTATGCTCCGGAAAATTCGATTAGGGGTTTTGAAAATTGCATCAAGACAGGATTTGACGCCATTGAGGTGGATGTTCGCATGACAAAGGACAGTGTCCTTGTCATTATGCATGATGAAACCATAAACCGTACAACGACGGGAAGGGGAAAGGTTTCTGACCTTACCTTGGCCGAAATAAAAGAATACAAGTTAAAGACTCCGACCAACTATGTTTCCGACCAACGAGTTCCCACGTTTGAAGAAATCTTGGAACTTTCGAAGGGAAAAATCCTTATTTATGTGGATAAATGGCAAGACCATAAAGAAGCGGTTCTTGAAATAGTTCATAAACATGGTATGGACAGACAAATTTTACTGGCGGGTACCACGAATATGGAATCCGATGCATACAAATTGGTAAAGCAGTATCCTGAGGTTAATTATGCTCCGTTTCTGCAATGCAATGGCTTAAACGACGAAAAGCGTTTCTCGGATTTGCAGAGAAAGATGAAACCCATTGGATATTACATTGCTTTTCCTTCGGATACGTTATCCATTTTAAAAGCGGTCAAGAAGTATTCCAAAAAAGGCAATAGGCTTTGGGTTGATACCTTGCTTGGTTCTTGCTGCAATGGTGGCCGAAACGACCAGCTGGCGTTGAGCGATGTTGAAGCCAGTTATGGTTGGCTGATAGACCATGGATTCAGTGTATTCTTTACGGACGATCCGCATGGCGTTTTAAAATATCTTGAAAGTAGGAATATGAGGTAA
- a CDS encoding CDP-glycerol glycerophosphotransferase family protein: protein MMSNLKNKIRYYEIVIYNKIILTKAYSLLRNFLLRHKYDDLPAKYENVLQNVQAKASRGEKINVAFYILETNKWKYEGIYRLLEKDSRFNPYIVVVPYAAGAIIQSNFVPHMLQVYRYFKDRGYNVFLPYSEKENRVLSRAEAKELNPDILFHMNCWHEYGRFVDFGYERNMDCLQAYVPYAWMISNRYIEHFNRDFHNKLWKIFYETPLHVQMAKEHAINKGVNAVASGYPLLDEFFFPRKPPVDVWKPQEKKKKRIIWAPHHHMLEKNRCANFLDICDFMVEMAKKYADEVQFVFKPHPELAKKLDSAIPGWNKERREAYYKLWETMPNTQVCLDEYVDLFLTSDAMIQDCGSFTAEYTSTYKPMLFLIANPGVVRDWNECGKAILDHIYTSEKGKEIEKFIKQVVIDGDDYMKEERYAFVDAYLRPQNPNGASVAIYEYLLDSLKMPKKKENA, encoded by the coding sequence ATGATGTCTAATCTGAAGAATAAGATTCGTTATTACGAAATCGTCATCTACAACAAGATAATATTAACAAAGGCTTATTCTTTGCTGAGAAATTTTTTGTTGCGCCATAAGTATGACGACTTGCCGGCAAAATACGAGAATGTCTTGCAGAATGTTCAGGCGAAGGCTTCTCGTGGTGAAAAAATCAATGTCGCCTTTTATATCCTGGAAACGAACAAGTGGAAATATGAAGGCATTTATCGGCTCCTGGAAAAAGACAGCCGTTTCAACCCATATATCGTGGTTGTGCCTTACGCAGCCGGTGCTATTATTCAAAGCAACTTTGTTCCGCACATGCTACAGGTTTATCGCTATTTCAAGGACCGCGGCTACAATGTCTTTTTGCCCTATTCCGAAAAAGAAAATCGTGTCCTGTCGAGGGCCGAGGCTAAGGAGTTGAATCCCGATATTTTGTTCCATATGAATTGCTGGCATGAATATGGCCGCTTCGTGGACTTTGGCTATGAACGGAATATGGATTGCTTGCAGGCTTACGTCCCTTACGCCTGGATGATCAGCAACCGTTATATTGAACATTTTAACAGGGACTTCCATAACAAACTTTGGAAGATCTTTTATGAAACCCCGTTGCATGTCCAGATGGCAAAGGAACATGCAATCAACAAGGGGGTGAACGCTGTTGCTTCTGGTTATCCCCTTTTGGATGAATTCTTTTTCCCGAGGAAGCCTCCAGTTGATGTCTGGAAACCTCAGGAGAAAAAGAAGAAAAGGATTATCTGGGCTCCGCACCACCACATGCTGGAAAAGAATCGTTGTGCAAATTTTTTGGATATTTGCGACTTTATGGTTGAAATGGCTAAAAAATATGCAGACGAAGTTCAGTTCGTTTTTAAGCCGCATCCAGAGCTTGCCAAGAAACTGGATTCTGCAATCCCCGGCTGGAATAAGGAACGCCGTGAAGCGTATTACAAGTTGTGGGAGACAATGCCCAATACGCAGGTTTGCCTAGATGAATATGTTGATTTATTCCTCACGTCGGATGCGATGATTCAGGATTGTGGCTCCTTTACGGCGGAGTATACCAGTACCTATAAGCCGATGCTGTTCCTGATTGCAAATCCAGGTGTAGTTCGTGATTGGAATGAATGTGGCAAGGCTATTTTGGATCACATCTACACCTCTGAAAAAGGTAAGGAAATCGAGAAGTTCATCAAGCAAGTCGTGATTGATGGTGATGACTATATGAAGGAAGAACGTTATGCTTTTGTCGATGCGTATCTGCGTCCGCAAAATCCAAACGGAGCTTCGGTCGCTATTTATGAGTACCTACTTGATTCTTTGAAAATGCCGAAAAAGAAGGAAAATGCATAA
- a CDS encoding glycosyltransferase family 32 protein, translating into MSIPKKIHYLWLSEQKPKAVENCLATWREHLKDYEIVEWNKTNFPYEEFLFAREAYSKQKWAFVTDYFRLWVLNKYGGIYLDADVTINGNFDLFLDDKLFIGVETSDQIAAHAIGAEPGHPFIKKCLDYYQNRHFILPDGSLDQTAIPCIVTKIFMKMYGYEDEVVKYDGKPILFSDMKVYPDSYFTINTYDGSNVCVHNGLGSWRDDHSTNPVLEDVMAQYFWRKFCRKDIFHLPTLKKWVYLLMPVWMVSLVLKKHAKIKNNKRAARVKL; encoded by the coding sequence ATGTCTATTCCAAAGAAAATACATTATTTGTGGTTGTCTGAGCAAAAGCCTAAGGCTGTGGAAAATTGCCTTGCAACGTGGCGCGAACATTTGAAGGATTATGAGATCGTTGAATGGAATAAGACAAATTTCCCTTATGAGGAATTCCTTTTTGCTAGGGAAGCTTATTCTAAACAAAAGTGGGCTTTTGTTACGGACTATTTCCGTTTGTGGGTCCTGAATAAGTATGGCGGAATTTACCTAGATGCAGATGTGACCATTAATGGTAATTTTGACTTGTTTTTAGATGATAAGCTTTTTATTGGCGTGGAAACATCGGATCAGATTGCCGCCCATGCGATTGGTGCAGAACCGGGGCATCCGTTTATAAAAAAGTGCCTGGATTACTACCAGAATAGACATTTTATTTTGCCTGATGGAAGCCTTGACCAAACGGCGATTCCTTGCATTGTGACGAAAATCTTTATGAAGATGTATGGCTATGAAGACGAAGTTGTCAAATATGATGGAAAGCCAATCTTGTTTTCTGACATGAAAGTGTATCCCGATTCCTATTTTACGATAAACACGTATGATGGCAGCAACGTTTGCGTGCATAATGGGCTCGGAAGTTGGCGTGATGACCATAGTACAAATCCTGTTCTGGAAGATGTGATGGCGCAGTATTTCTGGAGAAAATTCTGTAGAAAGGATATATTCCATCTGCCGACTTTGAAAAAGTGGGTATATTTATTGATGCCGGTGTGGATGGTGTCGCTTGTCTTGAAAAAACATGCAAAGATAAAGAATAATAAGAGAGCCGCTCGCGTAAAGCTATGA
- a CDS encoding glycosyltransferase family 2 protein, whose product MQVSVVIVNFNTRDLLRNCLRSVFSQTKDVEFEVIVSDNGSVDGSVEMVRQEFPQVVLVENKANLGFGPANNRGVNAAKGEFIFYLNSDTLLLNNAIKIFYDYWKAHETEKLGAIGCNLVDGEKKISHSYGTFPTAFFVLKKMVLHVFSFYAKNVFKAFGADMRKHQRLPVNEYKTGNVDYVTGADLFVKNDPKYLFDENFFLYFEETDMQYRMKQDGLLRRIIEGPSVAHLVRGGAERPDDVLLCGAFSLIQSEISKVRFTKKHLSKTVALLLKFMISVIWLSPYIFKNTRKHFKALWSV is encoded by the coding sequence ATGCAGGTGTCCGTTGTAATTGTGAATTTTAATACACGCGATCTTTTGCGGAATTGTCTTCGTTCCGTTTTTTCACAGACCAAGGATGTTGAATTCGAGGTTATCGTTTCTGATAACGGGTCCGTTGATGGTTCTGTAGAAATGGTCCGGCAGGAATTCCCGCAGGTCGTCTTGGTCGAGAACAAGGCGAATCTCGGTTTTGGCCCTGCGAATAACCGTGGCGTGAACGCCGCTAAGGGTGAATTCATCTTTTATTTGAACAGCGACACCCTGCTGCTGAACAACGCTATCAAGATTTTTTACGATTATTGGAAAGCGCACGAAACTGAAAAATTGGGCGCGATTGGTTGTAATCTGGTCGATGGCGAAAAAAAGATATCGCATTCGTATGGAACTTTCCCGACCGCCTTTTTTGTTTTGAAAAAAATGGTTTTGCATGTTTTTTCTTTTTATGCAAAGAATGTGTTTAAAGCGTTTGGTGCTGATATGCGGAAACACCAGAGATTGCCTGTTAATGAGTATAAGACGGGAAATGTGGATTATGTGACAGGGGCTGACCTCTTTGTCAAAAATGACCCGAAGTACCTGTTTGATGAAAATTTCTTCCTTTATTTTGAAGAAACCGATATGCAGTACCGCATGAAACAGGATGGCCTGCTCCGTCGCATTATTGAAGGACCTTCCGTGGCGCATCTCGTTCGTGGTGGAGCTGAAAGGCCCGACGACGTCCTTCTTTGTGGAGCATTTTCCTTAATTCAGTCTGAAATTTCCAAGGTGAGATTTACCAAGAAGCACTTGTCAAAAACGGTTGCGCTTTTGCTGAAGTTTATGATTAGTGTGATATGGCTTTCTCCTTATATTTTTAAAAATACCCGAAAACATTTTAAGGCGTTGTGGAGCGTGTAA